Proteins from a single region of Mumia flava:
- a CDS encoding helix-turn-helix domain-containing protein — MQDAIERRDCSRQDLARAIGVSPSELSQRLSGKRNLTLRSLACMADALDYDVQLGLIDRRASVTPLPRLTQRQGAWAGDRRNYNRTAPHLRAVSSDSNSGAA, encoded by the coding sequence ATGCAGGACGCAATCGAGAGGCGGGACTGCTCCCGGCAGGACCTTGCCCGGGCAATCGGCGTCTCGCCATCCGAGCTTAGCCAGCGCCTCAGTGGGAAGCGGAATCTGACCTTACGGAGCCTTGCCTGCATGGCCGACGCGCTTGACTATGACGTTCAGCTTGGGCTCATTGATCGACGCGCCTCCGTGACGCCCCTCCCGCGGCTCACTCAGCGACAGGGCGCATGGGCGGGAGATCGTCGGAACTACAATCGGACAGCCCCGCATCTTCGGGCGGTATCCTCGGACTCGAATTCGGGGGCCGCGTGA